The DNA segment AGTATCTTCTTTAGTTCATCACATCTCAGCTTCACAGCCCTAAATACTTCTTCTCTGAGACTCTCACCTGAGAGACCTAACTCTCTGATTAATCTTAATCTATGGGCGAGTTCTATATCCCCTAGAAAATGAATCCATACCTCAAAATCTCCGCGGTAAACATGAAATTCAATGGAATTTAGGTCAATATTTTTAATTTTTTCGCAGAAGTCAGTTAAGCTGTTTGAGTAAACCATTAATGGCTTATCTAGATCCCTATAAAAATGAAATGCCTTATCCAATGGTACTTCACTCAAGATCTTCTTAGCCATCTTTTCATTAATGCTTGGAAAGCCTAATGCTTCTTTACCGAGATCCGTCAATACATAAAGTTTGTCAGATCTCTTTACATAGCCACCTCTCACTAAATTTAGGAGATGCATGTTAACACAATGTGTTTTTAGATTCATCCTTTCTGATATCTCTTTTAGATTCATAGGTCTATTTGTCTGCCAAAGTAATCTCAGTATCTCCATCCTGATTCTACTTAAACCGCTCATTTCCTAGCCTCCTAATGGGGGATGGAAAGTCGCTTCCCATGAAACAATTTAAGATTGAGTTATTTAAAACCTACGTTCGTTTTTACATCAGCGCTCTATTATGTTTAAGAGAGTCTACTACTGGAAAGTTTAACCAAATTAAGATGCGCGTTAACAAAACCCTTAAAATACACGTGGATATACTGAGATACGGGATTTAGGATGTTTAAAAATGAATTGAGAAAGGATTACATACTGGATAGATGGGTTGTAATAGCCTCGCAAAGGAGAAGAAGACCTTCAGACTTCATATATTGTCACAAGAAAGAAAGAGATCTGGCAACATGTCCATTTTGCCCGGGAAACGAGCATTTAACTCCACCAGCATCTCTAATATACTTCATAGATGATGGTGAATTAAAGAGAGGTAAGGATGAGAATGGAGTTCGTCGTAGGGACTGGATTATTAGATGCATACCCAATCTTTATTCAGCATTTTCACCGCCAAATTCAAATTCAACATTAAATCCTCTTGTTAATTACCATATTTCTAGGGAAGCATTAGGCCATCATGAAGTTTTAATTGAATCGCCAAACCATGATGAACATCCGGGTGTGGCTAGAATAACCCAGGTAATTCATGTGATAAATGCGCTTAAGGATAGGTTTTCATTCTTTATAGCGAAGGATTATGTGAAATACGTTTCAATTTTCAGAAATCATGGTGCTGAGGCGGGCGCATCACTTTCCCATGCTCATCTTCAGATTATAGCAACACCAATACTTCCAAAAATATTGGAAGAGGAAGTTAATGCAAGCAAAAAATATTATGAGGAGAATGGACGTTGCATTTTCTGTGACATAATAAGTATGGAAGTTAAGAGTGAACGCTTCATATGGGATAATGAATGGTTTACGATTTTTGCACCTTGGGCTCCAGCAAACCCATTTGAGTTTTGGATATTCCCAAAGAGACATCAATCATCAATTCTGGAGCTTACAGGGAGCGAGATTAAAGGGTTGGCTGAGGCGCTTAGAATCAGCCTTGGGGGACTAAAGAATTTATTAAATGATCCACCATATAATTTCGGCTTTCATATAGTGCCAAGTAAGAGTTACCACTGGCACATCGAAGTTTATCCTAAACTAGCTATCTGGGCTGGATTCGAGAAGAGCACTGGAATGTATATTAATGTAATACCGCCGGAAGAATCTGCTAAGGATCTGAAAGAAGCCTTCAAGAGGGAAGAGACTCTAATTCAAATGTAAATTTAAATGTAAAAATTTAATTTGAAGCTCAGGAGGAGGGACTCCTATGTTTAGTGCGAGTTTAAAGTTGCCAAATTTGCCCGCCGGTCCCTTTGAACCAAGCTGGGACTCCTTAAGAAAGTATAAAGTTCCCAGATGGTATATGGATGCGAAGTTCGGGATCTTTATCCATTGGGGCGTTTATTCGGTTCCGGCATTTCAGAATGAGTGGTATCCGAGAAACATGTATATTAAAGGCCACCCAGCCTACCATCATCATCTAGAGACATATGGTCCCCATGATAAGTTCGGATATAAAGATTTCATACCCATGTTTACGGCCGAGAACTGGGATCCTAAAGATTGGGCTAGACTATTCCGTAAGGCTGGTGCAAGATATATCGTCCTAGTTGCTGAACACCATGATGGGTTCGCACTTTATGACTGCAGCTACACTAGATGGAACTCTGTGAAAATGGGTCCTAAACGTGATATAGTAGGTGAGCTGGCGGAGGCTGTCCGTGAGGAGGGATTAGCTTTCGGCGTCTCCTATCATAGAGCTGAGCATTGGTGGTTTTTTGAGGGTGGAATGCAGTTCAACTCGGACGTTAGGGACTCAAGATACTATGATTTTTATGGCCCCGCGAAACCTTCTAGTACTCAGCCGGATGAGGAGTTTCTGGTAGACTGGCTTAGGAGAGCCTGTGAGCTAGTTGATAAGTATAGGCCCCAAATATTCTATTTTGATTGGTGGATTGAGCAACCTGTTTTCGAACCGTATCTCAGATTCTTCGCATCTTACTATTATAATCGAGCATGTGAATGGGGTACTGGTGTAATCATAAATTATAAGCATAATGCCTTCCCGGAGGGAACAGCCGTACTTGATATTGAGCGTGGGAAACTCGATATTATAGGGCAGAATTTTTGGCAGACTGACACATCAGTATGCAGAAAATCTTGGGGTTACATTAAAGACCATGAGTATAAGCCAGTTAGTTCAATAATAGATGATTTAGTTGATATAGTCAGCAAGAACGGCTGCTTGTTGCTGAATATAGCGCCAAAGTCTGATGGAACGATACCAGAGAAGCAACGGAAGATTCTCCTAGATATTGGAGAATGGCTTAAGATTAATGGTGAGGCAATTTACGGCTCAAGACCATGGATAGTTTATGGTGAGGGACCTACAAAGGTTGTTGGAGGCGAATTTAAGGAGAAGTCCACTGGCCCATTTACTGGTAAAGATATTCGCTTTATGACTCAGGGCGAGACACTTTACGCTATATTTCTAGACTGGCCGGGTAATGAAGCGAATATTAGGTCGCTTAGTACGGTGTTAAGGCTGTATCCTGGCGAAGTTGGAAGCGTGGAGATGCTGGGTGTAGAGGAGCAATTACAATGGGTTCATGGTGAGGATGGACTAAAGATTAAAATGCCATCGAAGAAACCATGTGAACACGCCTATACTATAAAAATAACAAAATTGAGAAAGAGGGGAGAGTAGGTAGCTCATCGTTAGCTGTACATGCTCAAAACTTTTCTTATCCCATCAATCGTTATAAAATATTTTTTTACACCAAAGTTTTCCTTAATCTCAACATACTTATTCTCTATGAGTTTATTAAGATTCTGCTCGGCTTTAGAGGGATTCATAGCTGTCCAGCGCGCTATTTCCTCAAGAGTTAATGCTCTTTCAGGTTCAGTGGCACCAACATTATGCAGAATACAAAGCAGATATACTTCATCCGGGATGGATGCGAGTTTGCTGGACATTAACCTTCACTCCCTAAGAGCCTTTTCATATGTTTCAATAGTTTTTCTCGCCACAGCATCCCAACTATATACTTCATTTATCTTCCTTTTAGCATTTTGCACAAGCCACGATGCATAACCGGAGTCAGAAAGCACCTTATTTACGCCCCAAGCTATCGAGTCAGGATTCTCCTTATATGCCAAGAAGCCAGTTCTATCATGCTCAATAATCTCAGCTAAACCACCGGTATTGCTAGCTACAACCGGAACCCCAGCAGCCATTCCCTCTAAGGCAACTATTCCAAATGGTTCATAAACTGATGGAACAACTAATACGTCTGAGCTTAAGGTTAACTCAATTAGGTCCTGGTCTGATATGAATCCTAGGAATATTATTTTATGTTGACATCCAATTGAAGATGCTAGGTTCCATAGATGATCTTTAGACCAGCCATCCCCAACTATAACTATTCTGGCCTCTGGATGCTGCCCGAATATTTTGGGTGCCGCCATAATTAAGTATTCCACACCCTTTTGTGGAACTAGTCTCCCAATAAATAAGACTATTCTCTCACTTGAATCTATACCAAAACGTCTTTTAACTATGCTACGATCAACAGTAATATTATATTTTGATGCGTCAATAGCGTTTGGAATAACATCTATCTTCCAACTTGGTAGGCGGAAGTGTTCCTCAACCTCATTTTTCATAGCATTACTTGTAACAATAATTCTTTTAGACTCATATGTTAACCACCACTCAATACCATCAATAAGATAGGAATCTGGGTTATGAAGCCCATGAGATCTACCAACCTCAGTACTATGCATTGTTGAAATCAGCGGCACCTTCAAGTAGTGTTTTGATGCTATACTTGCTGGTGCAACAAGCCAGTCATGGGCGTGAATTATATCGAATTTCGCATCCTTGCTTAGCATCGCGATTCTTTTCTCCATGAAATGATTAAAAAGAAGAGTCCATACAATGAAGTTCGGATGCCCAAGCTCTATTTTGGCTCTATAAATCTTTACACCCTCGCTATCTTCATAATATGATGCTCCAGGAAAATCCAGAGTGACAACATATACTGAATGGCCCATCTTAGCAAGGGCTTTAGCTAAGCCAAAGCAGTGCCGGGCTATTCCACCAACTATTCTTGGCGGGTACTCCCATGTAAGCATACATATATTCATGACGCGTTCAACACGGCACCAGAGGGCCTTCCTTAAAAATTTTGAGCAATTCATAATTATCAATTTTTCTGTTAATAGAAAATGTCTTTCCGCTTAAAATCCACAAATTTGGTATAAAAATTAGATTAGGATGGGACAATCTCATCATATATTCTTATGGTATTCTCAGCAACAGTTCTCCAAGTAAATGTTTCTAGAACCCTCTTCCTGGCGTTTGCGCCGCACCTCCTCCTAAGCTCCTCATCCTCTAAAAGGATTGTTACAAACTTGGCTATATCGCTTGGGTCATAGGGATTTATGTGGAACCCACATTGGTTTGGGCCGGAGGGAATCACTTGTTCTCTCATTCCACTTACGCCTCTAGCGCCAACCACGACTGGTTTACCCATGCTCATGGCTTCGGTGCAAACTATTCCGAAGGGTTCGTATTTGGATGGAAATACGCAGACATCTGCAGCCGCATAATATTTTATTCTCAAGTCTTCTGGCAGAAACTCGTATTTTAGGATGACCTTATCTTTCAGATTAAGCCGAATTACCTCATCCCTTAGTAGCTCTTCCTGCTCCCCAACGCCGACTATCACGAGTTTAGCCTTTGGGACCCTACTTAAAATCTCAGGCATTGCGAGTATAAGCGTGTCTGCGCCTTTAACCCAGGTTAATCTTCCTATAAATAGTATCATGTATTCGTCCTCAGCTATACCTAGGCTCCTTCTAACAGCCAATATATCCTCTTGTGTAACATTTTCCGGAGAATATTTTTCAGCATCTATCCCATTATAAGCAACCCTAATCTTCTTCTCATCATAGCCTAAGCTCACAAGATGGTCGCGCATGGCGTAACTGACTGTTACAATTCTCTCTGCATGCTCGGCTGAGAGACGCTCTAACCGCTTTATCGTATCTGAGCCGTCTCCAGTTCTCCCCTGCTCTGTACTATGAACATGAAATACATATGGCTTATTTAGACCCCTACTGGCAAGTATTCCGCCTATTGAACCTAGCCAGTCGTGTGCGACAATTAAATCAACTCTTCTCTTCTCGGTTCTCACTAAATCATTTATCAATTTGCTTGCTGAGAGGATATTATAAAGGAATATGTCGCCGAAGAATTTTTTACCGCTCTCGGACCAGCGCTGTATCTCCTCCGGTATAAACATCGGTAATAGTAGGCTTATATTCATGTTTTCAACCATTGGACGATGTACCTCAACACCCCTATAAATATCTCTTGTGGGAGCATCCTTCGTGTGCATGGCGAAGAGGGTTACATCATGTCCCATTCTAACAAGCTCTCTTGTTATGTATTCGGCATATGTCCCAAGTCCGCCGACAACATATGGAGGGAACTCATAAACGAAGAAAACTATCTCCATTCCCGAATTCTCCTAATCTGAAAAAAGAAAAACTCTGGAGAATTTAATATTTTCTCCACTCAAGTATAGAAAACTTAATGCTTATCTCCAACAAAATATTTATTGTGGGGTTTCATCTTGCTAACAGCTTTCGTTTTTATTAGGGTTGAGGTTGACGCAGTCTCACGTGTAGCATCACAAATAATAAAAATCGAGGGCGTTGAGGAAGCTCATGAGGTCACAGGGGACATCGATATTATAGCAAGGGTTTC comes from the Candidatus Bathyarchaeia archaeon genome and includes:
- a CDS encoding DUF4921 family protein, producing MFKNELRKDYILDRWVVIASQRRRRPSDFIYCHKKERDLATCPFCPGNEHLTPPASLIYFIDDGELKRGKDENGVRRRDWIIRCIPNLYSAFSPPNSNSTLNPLVNYHISREALGHHEVLIESPNHDEHPGVARITQVIHVINALKDRFSFFIAKDYVKYVSIFRNHGAEAGASLSHAHLQIIATPILPKILEEEVNASKKYYEENGRCIFCDIISMEVKSERFIWDNEWFTIFAPWAPANPFEFWIFPKRHQSSILELTGSEIKGLAEALRISLGGLKNLLNDPPYNFGFHIVPSKSYHWHIEVYPKLAIWAGFEKSTGMYINVIPPEESAKDLKEAFKREETLIQM
- a CDS encoding alpha-L-fucosidase, translating into MFSASLKLPNLPAGPFEPSWDSLRKYKVPRWYMDAKFGIFIHWGVYSVPAFQNEWYPRNMYIKGHPAYHHHLETYGPHDKFGYKDFIPMFTAENWDPKDWARLFRKAGARYIVLVAEHHDGFALYDCSYTRWNSVKMGPKRDIVGELAEAVREEGLAFGVSYHRAEHWWFFEGGMQFNSDVRDSRYYDFYGPAKPSSTQPDEEFLVDWLRRACELVDKYRPQIFYFDWWIEQPVFEPYLRFFASYYYNRACEWGTGVIINYKHNAFPEGTAVLDIERGKLDIIGQNFWQTDTSVCRKSWGYIKDHEYKPVSSIIDDLVDIVSKNGCLLLNIAPKSDGTIPEKQRKILLDIGEWLKINGEAIYGSRPWIVYGEGPTKVVGGEFKEKSTGPFTGKDIRFMTQGETLYAIFLDWPGNEANIRSLSTVLRLYPGEVGSVEMLGVEEQLQWVHGEDGLKIKMPSKKPCEHAYTIKITKLRKRGE
- a CDS encoding glycosyltransferase family 4 protein; the protein is MNCSKFLRKALWCRVERVMNICMLTWEYPPRIVGGIARHCFGLAKALAKMGHSVYVVTLDFPGASYYEDSEGVKIYRAKIELGHPNFIVWTLLFNHFMEKRIAMLSKDAKFDIIHAHDWLVAPASIASKHYLKVPLISTMHSTEVGRSHGLHNPDSYLIDGIEWWLTYESKRIIVTSNAMKNEVEEHFRLPSWKIDVIPNAIDASKYNITVDRSIVKRRFGIDSSERIVLFIGRLVPQKGVEYLIMAAPKIFGQHPEARIVIVGDGWSKDHLWNLASSIGCQHKIIFLGFISDQDLIELTLSSDVLVVPSVYEPFGIVALEGMAAGVPVVASNTGGLAEIIEHDRTGFLAYKENPDSIAWGVNKVLSDSGYASWLVQNAKRKINEVYSWDAVARKTIETYEKALRE
- a CDS encoding glycosyltransferase family 4 protein; translation: MEIVFFVYEFPPYVVGGLGTYAEYITRELVRMGHDVTLFAMHTKDAPTRDIYRGVEVHRPMVENMNISLLLPMFIPEEIQRWSESGKKFFGDIFLYNILSASKLINDLVRTEKRRVDLIVAHDWLGSIGGILASRGLNKPYVFHVHSTEQGRTGDGSDTIKRLERLSAEHAERIVTVSYAMRDHLVSLGYDEKKIRVAYNGIDAEKYSPENVTQEDILAVRRSLGIAEDEYMILFIGRLTWVKGADTLILAMPEILSRVPKAKLVIVGVGEQEELLRDEVIRLNLKDKVILKYEFLPEDLRIKYYAAADVCVFPSKYEPFGIVCTEAMSMGKPVVVGARGVSGMREQVIPSGPNQCGFHINPYDPSDIAKFVTILLEDEELRRRCGANARKRVLETFTWRTVAENTIRIYDEIVPS
- a CDS encoding Lrp/AsnC ligand binding domain-containing protein, which translates into the protein MLTAFVFIRVEVDAVSRVASQIIKIEGVEEAHEVTGDIDIIARVSARNIDDLSKLIFKIREIEGVQGTDTRIVLASHTR